Proteins from one Chitinophaga oryzae genomic window:
- a CDS encoding contractile injection system tape measure protein, with protein sequence MHLIQKQLVEVTFNGPESQALLLQREVAALCENELLPALEKVLAPYDFLEDDLIFDYLSISVEDLRSNNLRQRFTDAVAQQLKATLAQKIPPASREVSATPFDVIRIENRERREAQSANHRNVEQILFHFLLHGVYPWWVSPDRVTEWKGIMLNIFSASSPQSIRLLHILRTSSVARERLTIQFFPAWQQQLLQQIAPDVYAATVSAMATLQQYVPDIRSITETAIRQWQLETVLQESAPPPAEKLLASALTRLLPVTLPQLHALVKAHLPDPLQARLQESLEQQAGVSPKEKTNTGTLQEEEHIASLSDGYYIHNAGLILLSPFISRFLQYCGAADEKKLLRPGYAAALLEWLATGRTDIGEEEMVLNKILCGIPLAQTIERVTTIDPAHQEEAISLLTTVISNWPSLKNTSPEGLQASFLRRPGKLSVRENDDNWLLQVERESYDEWLLPDIPWGYNMILLPYTPHKMIWVEWI encoded by the coding sequence ATGCATCTCATTCAAAAACAGCTGGTGGAGGTGACCTTCAACGGTCCGGAATCACAGGCGCTGCTGCTGCAGCGCGAGGTGGCTGCCCTGTGTGAAAATGAGCTGCTGCCGGCGCTCGAAAAAGTGCTGGCGCCCTATGATTTTTTAGAAGATGATCTGATTTTTGATTATCTTAGTATCAGCGTTGAAGACCTGCGGTCCAACAATCTCCGGCAGCGTTTTACAGACGCTGTAGCGCAACAGCTGAAAGCAACGCTTGCGCAAAAGATACCACCCGCTTCCCGGGAAGTATCTGCTACTCCCTTCGACGTAATAAGGATAGAAAATAGAGAAAGAAGAGAAGCACAAAGTGCCAATCATCGGAATGTTGAGCAAATACTCTTCCATTTTCTCCTGCATGGCGTGTATCCCTGGTGGGTATCGCCGGACAGGGTCACAGAATGGAAGGGTATTATGCTCAACATTTTTTCTGCCTCCTCCCCACAGTCTATCCGGCTATTGCATATACTACGTACCTCGTCCGTGGCCCGTGAACGGCTGACAATACAGTTCTTCCCTGCCTGGCAGCAACAACTGCTGCAACAGATAGCGCCGGACGTATACGCAGCTACGGTGTCGGCGATGGCCACCTTACAACAATATGTTCCTGACATACGGTCTATAACGGAAACAGCTATACGCCAGTGGCAACTGGAAACGGTGCTGCAGGAATCTGCGCCACCGCCGGCCGAAAAATTGCTGGCCAGTGCGTTAACCCGGTTGCTGCCGGTCACACTGCCGCAGCTTCATGCGCTGGTGAAGGCACACCTCCCCGACCCGCTGCAGGCCCGGCTACAGGAGTCACTGGAGCAACAGGCAGGCGTTTCCCCCAAAGAAAAAACAAATACAGGCACCCTTCAGGAGGAAGAGCATATTGCTTCCCTCTCCGACGGATATTATATACACAATGCCGGGCTGATACTGCTGTCACCTTTTATCAGCCGCTTTCTGCAATATTGCGGCGCTGCTGATGAAAAAAAACTGTTGCGTCCCGGTTATGCCGCCGCCCTGCTGGAATGGCTGGCGACGGGCCGGACAGACATCGGAGAAGAAGAAATGGTGCTGAACAAAATACTCTGTGGCATCCCACTGGCACAAACCATCGAAAGAGTGACTACCATAGACCCGGCCCACCAGGAAGAAGCTATCAGCCTGCTCACCACGGTGATCAGCAACTGGCCTTCGCTGAAAAATACCAGCCCTGAAGGACTGCAGGCCAGTTTCCTGCGCAGGCCTGGTAAACTGTCGGTCCGTGAGAACGATGACAACTGGCTGCTGCAGGTAGAGCGGGAAAGCTACGATGAATGGCTCCTGCCCGACATTCCCTGGGGCTATAACATGATTCTGCTGCCTTATACCCCGCATAAAATGATCTGGGTGGAATGGATATAA